A genomic region of Pontibaca methylaminivorans contains the following coding sequences:
- a CDS encoding PaaI family thioesterase, producing the protein MAPRAPSSGAGLRAEPASLLERRRDDILAAVVAGVPYARFLGIGFERRGDELTARLAFDDKLIGNPMVPAIHGGVTAAFLEVTAILALGWRLLLPAIDARDIDPGEVAAGRLPRLPRTIDFSVNYLRPGLPRDAFARAVICRMGRRFSTVRVEAWQDQRDRPFAQAAGHFRMPKADVPDMPGGADGKQPAPAPRAGDG; encoded by the coding sequence AACGGCGCCGCGACGACATTCTGGCGGCGGTGGTGGCCGGGGTGCCCTATGCGCGGTTTCTCGGCATCGGCTTCGAGCGGCGGGGCGACGAACTGACCGCGCGGCTTGCCTTTGACGACAAGCTGATCGGCAATCCCATGGTGCCGGCGATCCACGGCGGCGTGACGGCGGCCTTTCTCGAGGTGACCGCCATTCTGGCGCTCGGCTGGCGGTTGCTGCTGCCGGCCATTGACGCCCGCGATATCGACCCCGGGGAGGTCGCGGCGGGACGGCTTCCGCGGCTGCCGCGCACCATTGACTTCAGCGTGAACTATCTGCGCCCGGGCCTGCCGCGCGATGCCTTTGCCCGGGCCGTCATCTGCCGCATGGGCCGGCGCTTTTCCACCGTGCGGGTCGAGGCCTGGCAGGATCAGCGCGACCGCCCCTTTGCCCAGGCGGCCGGGCATTTCCGGATGCCGAAGGCGGATGTGCCGGACATGCCGGGCGGAGCCGACGGCAAACAGCCTGCGCCGGCGCCCCGGGCGGGAGATGGCTGA
- a CDS encoding MATE family efflux transporter has translation MAEPARPITHRRVLSIAIPIVLANATVPILGLVDTGVVGQLGLAAPIGAVGIGAVILTAIYWVFGFLRMGTTGLTGQARGAAREGEVTALLVRAMLVGFVGGCGIIALQWPLFRGAFLLSPASAEVEALARSYMAIRVWSAPAAIAMFGVTGWLIALERTRAVLLLQLWMNGLNIVLDLWFVLGLGWGVQGVAVATALSEWSGFALALWLCRDAFANPAWRDWPRVFDGARLRRMAVVNTDILLRSLLLMGVMVSFLFLASGFGDVTLAANQILLQFVEVTAFVLDGFAFAAEALVGQAVGAASVARLRRAIRVSSIWALVGVMGLSLGFGLFGGMLVDLMAKAEAVQAEARLYLPWMLLVPLAGLGAWMLDGVFIGATRTGDMRNMAALSVAGYALLVALLMPAFGNHGLWIALLLSYLLRALTLAVRYPALERQAALGAL, from the coding sequence ATGGCTGAGCCTGCACGCCCCATCACCCACCGGCGCGTGCTGTCGATCGCGATTCCGATCGTGCTGGCGAATGCCACGGTTCCCATACTGGGGCTCGTCGATACCGGCGTCGTGGGGCAACTCGGGCTGGCCGCGCCGATCGGTGCGGTCGGCATCGGCGCGGTGATCCTCACGGCCATCTACTGGGTGTTCGGCTTCCTGCGCATGGGCACGACCGGGCTGACCGGGCAGGCACGGGGGGCGGCGCGCGAGGGCGAAGTGACCGCGCTGCTGGTGCGCGCGATGCTGGTCGGGTTCGTCGGGGGGTGCGGCATCATCGCCCTGCAATGGCCGCTGTTCCGGGGCGCGTTCCTGCTCTCGCCGGCCAGCGCCGAGGTCGAGGCGCTGGCGCGCAGCTACATGGCGATCCGGGTCTGGTCGGCGCCGGCGGCGATCGCGATGTTCGGCGTCACCGGATGGCTCATCGCGCTCGAGCGCACGCGGGCGGTGCTGCTGCTGCAGCTCTGGATGAACGGGCTCAACATCGTGCTTGACCTGTGGTTCGTGCTCGGGCTCGGCTGGGGCGTGCAGGGGGTCGCCGTCGCCACGGCGCTGTCCGAGTGGTCGGGATTCGCGCTCGCGCTCTGGCTTTGTCGCGATGCCTTTGCCAACCCGGCGTGGCGCGACTGGCCGCGCGTCTTCGACGGTGCCCGCCTGCGCCGCATGGCGGTGGTGAATACCGATATCCTGCTGCGGTCGCTGCTGCTCATGGGAGTGATGGTGTCGTTCCTGTTCCTCGCGTCGGGCTTTGGCGACGTGACGCTTGCCGCCAATCAGATCCTGCTTCAGTTCGTCGAGGTGACGGCCTTCGTGCTTGACGGATTTGCCTTCGCGGCCGAGGCGCTGGTCGGACAGGCGGTCGGCGCGGCGAGCGTTGCGCGGCTGCGCCGGGCGATCCGCGTCAGCAGCATCTGGGCGCTGGTCGGCGTCATGGGGTTGTCGCTCGGATTCGGACTGTTCGGCGGAATGCTGGTCGATCTGATGGCGAAGGCGGAAGCGGTGCAGGCCGAGGCGCGCCTTTACCTGCCCTGGATGCTGCTCGTCCCGCTTGCGGGGCTCGGGGCCTGGATGCTGGACGGGGTCTTTATCGGCGCGACGCGCACCGGCGACATGCGCAACATGGCCGCGCTTTCGGTGGCGGGTTATGCGCTTTTGGTCGCGCTGCTGATGCCCGCCTTCGGCAATCACGGGCTCTGGATCGCGCTGTTGCTGTCCTATCTGCTGCGCGCGCTCACGCTGGCGGTGCGTTATCCCGCGCTCGAGCGGCAGGCGGCGCTGGGCGCGCTATAA
- the arsC gene encoding arsenate reductase (glutaredoxin) (This arsenate reductase requires both glutathione and glutaredoxin to convert arsenate to arsenite, after which the efflux transporter formed by ArsA and ArsB can extrude the arsenite from the cell, providing resistance.): MTPGDAIEFWHNPRCSKSRAALALLEERGAPVRLRRYLEDGPTRAEIEAALVALGNAPALSLIRRGEALFAELGLDGADEAHLVEAMATHPRLIERPLALRGGRAVIGRPPERVLDLL; encoded by the coding sequence ATGACCCCGGGTGACGCCATCGAATTCTGGCACAACCCGCGCTGTTCCAAATCGCGCGCGGCGCTTGCGCTGCTAGAGGAACGCGGCGCTCCGGTCCGCCTGCGCCGCTACCTCGAGGACGGCCCGACCCGCGCCGAGATCGAGGCGGCGCTTGTCGCGCTTGGCAATGCGCCCGCGCTGTCGCTGATCCGCCGGGGCGAGGCGCTGTTTGCCGAACTCGGCCTCGACGGGGCGGATGAGGCGCATCTTGTCGAGGCGATGGCCACCCACCCGCGCCTGATCGAGCGCCCGCTTGCCCTGCGCGGGGGGCGCGCGGTGATCGGCCGCCCGCCCGAGCGCGTGCTCGACCTGTTATAG
- a CDS encoding quinone-dependent dihydroorotate dehydrogenase, giving the protein MSGVEQAGLALLHRLDPERAHDLAFRLLRAGLVPLPGPVTSARLRTRLAGLDLPNPVGLAAGFDKNARALAPLSRAGFGFIEAGAVTPLPQDGNPRPRLFRLSEDRAIINRFGFNNDGMQTIGARLARRPREAVIGLNLGANKDSADRMDDFAQVLRHCGESLDFATVNVSSPNTERLRDLQGKEALAHLLNGVFEARDGLSHPLPVFLKIAPDLDDSDLTDIAGVAIESGIDGIIATNTTLSRKGLQSGHRDESGGLSGAPLFRRSTRILARLSQLTEGRLPLIGVGGISSPEDAYTKICAGASAVQLYSALIYRGLSLAADIARGLDHLLERDGFANVAEAVASRREDWA; this is encoded by the coding sequence ATGAGCGGCGTCGAACAGGCCGGGCTTGCGCTCCTGCACCGGCTCGACCCCGAACGCGCGCACGATCTGGCCTTCCGGTTGCTGCGCGCGGGGCTCGTGCCGCTGCCGGGGCCGGTCACCTCGGCGCGGCTGCGCACCCGCCTCGCCGGGCTCGACCTGCCCAACCCGGTCGGGCTCGCCGCCGGGTTCGACAAGAACGCCCGCGCGCTCGCGCCGCTGTCGCGCGCCGGTTTCGGTTTCATCGAGGCGGGTGCCGTGACCCCGCTGCCGCAGGACGGCAACCCGCGCCCCCGGCTGTTCCGCCTGAGCGAAGACCGCGCCATCATCAATCGTTTTGGTTTCAACAACGACGGGATGCAGACGATCGGTGCGCGGCTGGCGCGCCGCCCGCGCGAGGCCGTGATCGGGCTCAACCTCGGGGCCAACAAGGACAGCGCCGACCGGATGGACGATTTCGCGCAGGTGCTGCGCCACTGCGGGGAGTCGCTCGATTTCGCGACCGTCAACGTTTCCTCGCCCAATACCGAGCGCCTGCGCGACCTGCAGGGCAAGGAGGCGCTCGCGCATCTGCTCAATGGCGTGTTCGAGGCCCGCGACGGGCTGTCCCATCCATTGCCGGTCTTCCTGAAGATCGCGCCAGATCTTGACGACTCCGACCTCACCGACATTGCCGGCGTTGCGATCGAAAGCGGGATCGACGGCATCATCGCCACCAACACGACACTGTCGCGCAAGGGCCTGCAAAGCGGTCACCGGGACGAATCCGGCGGCCTGTCCGGCGCGCCGCTGTTCCGGCGCTCGACCCGGATTCTGGCCCGGCTTTCGCAACTGACCGAAGGGCGCCTGCCGCTGATCGGTGTCGGCGGGATTTCATCGCCCGAGGATGCCTATACCAAGATCTGCGCCGGCGCCTCGGCGGTGCAGCTTTACAGCGCCCTGATCTACAGGGGGCTGTCGCTGGCGGCCGATATTGCCCGCGGGCTCGACCACCTGCTGGAGCGGGATGGTTTCGCAAATGTCGCCGAAGCCGTCGCCAGCCGGCGGGAGGACTGGGCATGA
- a CDS encoding DUF952 domain-containing protein, with protein sequence MAFPYCGAVVMSTVRFHRQLDPAGGPGHQGSMRIYKILRPEEWDRLRTEGESAGAPIDQADGFVHFSTAAQVAETAAKHFAGTDGLVLLAVAAETLGPALRWEKSRNDALFPHLYGPLRLRDVLRARPLPLVGGAHQFPDDLT encoded by the coding sequence ATGGCGTTTCCCTATTGCGGCGCGGTGGTCATGTCCACCGTCCGCTTCCATCGCCAGCTTGACCCCGCCGGGGGCCCGGGGCATCAGGGTTCCATGCGGATCTACAAGATATTGCGGCCGGAGGAATGGGACCGGCTTCGCACCGAGGGCGAGAGCGCCGGCGCGCCGATCGACCAGGCGGACGGATTCGTGCATTTCTCGACCGCCGCGCAGGTCGCGGAAACCGCCGCGAAGCATTTCGCCGGCACTGACGGGCTCGTGCTGCTCGCGGTCGCGGCCGAGACGCTCGGTCCGGCCCTGCGCTGGGAAAAATCCCGCAATGACGCGCTGTTTCCACATCTCTACGGCCCGTTGCGCCTGCGTGACGTGCTCCGGGCGCGGCCGCTGCCGCTGGTCGGCGGGGCGCATCAGTTCCCGGATGACCTGACATGA
- the mnmH gene encoding tRNA 2-selenouridine(34) synthase MnmH: protein MPLEYSSPAMLLDHGFDSLIDVRSPGEYAEDHIPGAINLPVLNDAERARVGTLYRQNPFEARKIGAALVFRNAADHVENSLLQRDGGWRPLVYCWRGGQRSGTLAWMLREIGWRSDTITGGYRSWRRLVKAALYDRPLPHRLVLLDGDTGTAKTALLHRLAARGVQVVDLEGLANHRGSLLGARPGGQPTQKGFETALAARLARLDPARPVLVEAESNKIGERNLPPALWAAMRVAPRIRVSAPVEARARFLNEAYDDVLSDAARLKDLLGWLRPHRGHAVVDGWFSLIDAGERLALTRALIEQHYDLAYRRSRKGAGAACAEVEALSLDAPGVEAAAARIEAALGEIMPQEG, encoded by the coding sequence ATGCCGCTTGAATATTCCTCGCCCGCGATGCTGCTGGATCATGGCTTCGACAGCCTGATCGACGTGCGCAGCCCGGGCGAATATGCCGAAGACCACATTCCCGGTGCCATCAACCTGCCGGTGCTCAATGATGCCGAGCGCGCCCGTGTCGGCACCCTTTATCGCCAGAATCCGTTCGAGGCGCGCAAGATCGGCGCCGCGCTCGTCTTTCGCAACGCGGCGGATCATGTGGAGAACAGCCTCCTGCAGCGCGACGGCGGCTGGCGCCCGCTGGTCTATTGCTGGCGCGGCGGGCAGCGTTCGGGCACGCTCGCCTGGATGCTGCGCGAGATCGGCTGGCGCTCGGACACGATCACCGGCGGCTACCGCAGCTGGCGCCGGCTGGTGAAGGCCGCGCTTTACGACCGGCCGCTGCCGCACCGGCTGGTCCTGCTCGACGGGGACACCGGCACGGCCAAGACGGCCCTTCTGCATCGGCTCGCGGCACGGGGTGTGCAGGTGGTCGATCTCGAGGGGCTTGCCAATCATCGCGGGTCGCTGCTTGGCGCCCGCCCCGGCGGGCAACCGACCCAGAAGGGATTCGAGACCGCGCTTGCGGCCCGGCTTGCGCGGCTCGACCCCGCGCGTCCGGTGCTGGTCGAGGCGGAATCGAACAAGATCGGCGAGCGCAACCTGCCGCCCGCGCTCTGGGCGGCCATGCGGGTCGCGCCGCGCATCCGCGTGAGCGCGCCCGTCGAGGCCCGCGCGCGGTTCCTGAACGAGGCTTACGACGATGTGCTGTCGGACGCGGCCCGCCTCAAGGATCTGCTTGGCTGGCTGCGCCCGCACCGGGGACATGCGGTGGTCGATGGCTGGTTTTCCCTGATCGACGCGGGCGAGCGCCTTGCGCTGACGCGGGCGCTGATCGAGCAGCATTACGACCTTGCCTATCGCCGCTCCCGCAAGGGGGCCGGAGCGGCCTGTGCGGAGGTCGAGGCCCTTTCGCTCGACGCACCCGGGGTCGAGGCGGCCGCGGCGCGGATCGAGGCCGCGCTGGGCGAAATCATGCCGCAAGAGGGCTGA
- a CDS encoding monovalent cation/H+ antiporter subunit A yields MSVFLIAVLPFLGAVFPALMIRAGRNAAAMAAGAVTLAALAGLIGHLPEVMAGHVITTRIDWMPGLGLNANFRLDGLGLLFAGLILGIGLLIIIYARFYLSERDPMGRFYVYLLLFQGAMTGIVLSDNVLLLLVFWELTSLSSFLLIGYWRHLPEGRQGARMSLAVTAGGGLAMLGGLLILGDIAGSYDLSVILTQREAIQGSPLYLPALILILLGCFTKSAQFPFHFWLPHAMAAPTPVSAYLHSATMVKAGLFLMARLWPVMAGTDAWFYIVATTGLVTMVVGAVIALFKDDLKSLLAFSTVSHLGLITMLLGFGSPLAAVAAVFHIINHATFKAALFMTAGIIDHAAHTRDIRRLGGLAGLMPVTFTLVAIAGLSMAGIPPFNGFISKEMMLEEVTQTNWIAGPWLLAAIVTAGTVFSVAYSLRYVAHVFLGRRRHDYPAWPRDPSFGLWLPPAVLVAFVVAIGLFPAAVAGDLVAVAAGAVTQTVLPAYSLSLWHGVSPALLLSIIAIAGGVALLLFYAQANEVWLGLRRPEAKQIYDRCMAAFQRLCRWITQRFDDGALSRYNAILIGFTLLIGVWAWNTGGVGPQTRASLAPTFITVIGWIALMGSAVGVAVFHRNRLLMLVMMGVSGLMVALTFNYFSAPDLALTQISVEVVSVVLLLLALNFMPPETPRESTPARRSRDIVLSLGAGLGMAGLIYAILTRDFVEPSISGYHLAHSASGGGGTNVVNVTLVDFRGFDTFGEITVLGIAAVIIFAITETILQSPARERLLARQPSRPLAGDRYPLIMVAITRILLPLVLMVAVYIFLRGHNQPGGGFVAGLLGASAIVIQYMASGFGWVATRQRMPYHVLIGAGVMIAALTGIGAWFNDMPFLTSAFTELHPPGFEGIELATAALFDLGVFLTVLGAVLLALESLACFAWQPHLPGTRTQIAAAPATEPAARAGGGGD; encoded by the coding sequence TTGTCCGTTTTCCTGATTGCCGTGCTGCCGTTTCTCGGGGCGGTGTTTCCCGCGCTCATGATCCGCGCCGGCCGCAACGCGGCGGCCATGGCGGCGGGGGCCGTGACACTTGCCGCGCTGGCCGGGCTGATCGGTCATCTGCCCGAGGTGATGGCGGGCCATGTCATCACCACACGGATCGACTGGATGCCGGGCCTCGGGCTCAACGCGAATTTCCGCCTTGACGGGCTCGGCCTGCTGTTCGCGGGGCTGATCCTCGGCATCGGGCTCCTGATCATCATCTATGCGCGCTTCTACCTGTCCGAGCGCGACCCGATGGGGCGGTTCTATGTCTATCTGCTGCTCTTCCAGGGGGCGATGACGGGCATCGTCCTGTCCGACAACGTGCTGCTGCTGCTGGTGTTCTGGGAGCTCACCTCGCTGTCGTCCTTCCTGCTGATCGGCTACTGGCGCCATCTGCCCGAGGGGCGGCAGGGCGCGCGCATGTCGCTTGCGGTGACGGCCGGGGGCGGGCTGGCCATGCTCGGGGGGCTCCTGATCCTCGGCGATATCGCCGGGAGCTACGACCTGTCCGTGATCCTGACCCAGCGCGAGGCGATCCAGGGCAGCCCGCTCTACCTGCCGGCGCTGATCCTGATCCTGCTCGGCTGTTTCACCAAATCGGCGCAGTTCCCGTTCCATTTCTGGCTGCCCCATGCCATGGCCGCGCCGACGCCGGTTTCGGCCTATCTGCACAGCGCCACCATGGTGAAGGCCGGGCTGTTCCTGATGGCGCGGCTCTGGCCGGTGATGGCGGGGACCGATGCCTGGTTCTATATCGTCGCGACCACGGGGCTTGTCACCATGGTCGTCGGGGCGGTGATCGCGCTGTTCAAGGACGATCTGAAAAGCCTGCTCGCCTTTTCCACCGTGAGCCACCTTGGCCTGATTACCATGCTGCTGGGTTTCGGCAGCCCGCTCGCGGCGGTGGCGGCGGTGTTCCACATCATCAACCACGCGACCTTCAAGGCGGCGCTGTTCATGACCGCCGGAATCATCGACCACGCCGCCCATACCCGCGACATCCGCCGCCTTGGCGGGCTGGCGGGGCTGATGCCGGTGACATTCACCCTGGTCGCGATCGCGGGGCTGTCGATGGCCGGGATTCCGCCCTTCAACGGGTTCATCAGCAAGGAGATGATGCTGGAGGAGGTGACGCAGACCAACTGGATCGCCGGGCCCTGGCTGCTTGCCGCGATCGTCACCGCCGGCACGGTGTTCTCGGTGGCCTATTCGCTGCGCTATGTCGCGCATGTGTTCCTCGGCCGCCGGCGCCACGACTATCCGGCATGGCCGCGCGATCCCTCTTTCGGCCTGTGGCTCCCGCCGGCGGTGCTGGTGGCGTTCGTGGTGGCGATCGGGCTGTTTCCGGCGGCGGTCGCGGGCGATCTGGTGGCGGTCGCTGCCGGGGCGGTGACGCAGACCGTGCTGCCGGCCTATTCGCTGTCGCTCTGGCACGGGGTCAGCCCGGCGCTGCTGCTGTCGATCATTGCCATTGCGGGTGGCGTGGCCCTGCTGCTGTTCTATGCGCAGGCGAACGAGGTCTGGCTCGGCCTGCGCCGCCCCGAGGCGAAGCAGATCTACGACCGCTGCATGGCTGCTTTCCAGCGCCTCTGCCGCTGGATCACGCAGCGTTTCGACGACGGGGCGCTGAGCCGCTACAACGCCATCCTGATCGGGTTCACCCTTCTGATCGGCGTCTGGGCCTGGAACACCGGCGGCGTCGGTCCGCAGACGCGCGCGAGCCTCGCGCCGACCTTCATCACCGTGATCGGCTGGATCGCACTCATGGGCTCGGCGGTCGGGGTGGCGGTCTTTCACCGCAACCGGCTGCTCATGCTGGTGATGATGGGCGTGTCGGGGCTGATGGTGGCGCTGACCTTCAACTATTTCTCGGCGCCCGACCTTGCGCTGACGCAGATCTCGGTCGAGGTGGTCTCGGTCGTGCTGCTGCTGCTTGCGCTGAACTTCATGCCGCCCGAAACCCCGCGCGAAAGCACGCCGGCCCGGCGCAGCCGCGACATCGTGCTCTCGCTCGGCGCGGGGCTCGGCATGGCGGGGCTGATCTACGCGATCCTGACCCGCGATTTCGTGGAGCCGTCGATCTCGGGCTATCACCTGGCCCATTCCGCGAGCGGGGGCGGAGGCACCAATGTGGTGAACGTGACGCTGGTGGATTTCCGCGGCTTCGACACATTTGGCGAAATCACCGTTCTGGGGATCGCGGCGGTGATCATCTTTGCCATTACCGAAACGATCCTTCAGTCGCCGGCGCGCGAGCGGCTTCTGGCGCGGCAGCCGTCGCGCCCGCTGGCGGGAGACCGGTATCCGCTGATCATGGTCGCGATCACGCGGATCCTGCTGCCGCTCGTGCTGATGGTGGCGGTCTATATCTTCCTGCGCGGGCACAATCAGCCGGGGGGCGGATTCGTCGCCGGGCTGCTCGGCGCCAGCGCCATCGTGATCCAGTACATGGCAAGCGGGTTCGGCTGGGTCGCGACGCGCCAGCGGATGCCCTATCACGTGCTGATCGGGGCCGGGGTGATGATCGCGGCGCTGACCGGCATCGGCGCATGGTTCAACGACATGCCCTTCCTCACCAGCGCGTTTACCGAGCTGCATCCGCCGGGGTTCGAGGGCATCGAGCTGGCCACGGCGGCGCTGTTCGATCTCGGCGTGTTCCTGACGGTGCTCGGGGCGGTGCTGCTGGCGCTCGAAAGCCTCGCCTGTTTCGCATGGCAGCCGCATCTGCCGGGGACGCGGACGCAGATCGCCGCCGCGCCGGCAACGGAACCGGCCGCCCGGGCCGGCGGGGGAGGGGACTGA
- a CDS encoding Na+/H+ antiporter subunit C — protein MEFMLATAVGVFTAAGVYLVLRQRSFPVIVGMTLLSYAVNVFLFATGRLVLNRPPILDAAAAGYTDPLPQALVLTAIVISFGMTALIVMLAVSAYLAARTDRVDMTGESGEDA, from the coding sequence ATGGAATTCATGCTTGCCACCGCAGTCGGCGTCTTTACCGCCGCCGGGGTGTATCTCGTGCTGCGCCAGCGCAGCTTTCCGGTGATCGTCGGCATGACGCTGCTGTCCTATGCGGTGAACGTGTTCCTGTTCGCGACCGGGCGCCTTGTGCTGAACAGGCCGCCGATCCTTGATGCGGCGGCCGCCGGCTATACCGATCCGCTGCCGCAGGCACTGGTGCTGACGGCGATCGTGATTTCATTCGGCATGACGGCGCTGATCGTGATGCTGGCGGTCAGCGCCTATCTCGCGGCGCGCACCGACCGCGTGGACATGACCGGCGAGTCCGGGGAGGACGCCTGA
- a CDS encoding monovalent cation/H+ antiporter subunit D → MSHWIILPIILPAMIAAFILLVLRGEVMLQRVFSTAGTVALVGIAGVLLAQAMDGTITVYELSAWPAPFGIVLVLDRLSALMVMLTALLSLVVVIYSIGTAWDRRGRNFHALFHFQLMGIMGAFLTGDAFNLFVFFEVLLIASYGLMVHGGGAVRLRAGVQYVIYNLLASALFLVALGTLYAVTGTLNMADMAARVSQVPLSEAALLRVGAILLLAVFAVKAALLPLHFWLPASYGNAPGPVGALFAIMTKVGAYCILRMFTLVFGPDQIATVDVQGWLLPGALLTLAIGMIGLLGTRLLSRLASFAVIASMGTLLIAVSLFTQQSSAAALYYIAHSTFATGLMFLIVDLAAMRRGDAIGVSAPMPQGGLIAALFFGGAITLVGMPPFSGFLGKMLVLDAARHVEWAGLIWAVILSTSLIGIVGFTRAGSLVFWKGHDPGIRTEPPDEADLPAPLEAAAAGPAPRASSAMAFGAVWGLFGLVILLTLFAGPMQDYAEATAAQLHAPGDYIGAVLGEGTK, encoded by the coding sequence ATGTCGCACTGGATCATCCTGCCGATCATCCTGCCGGCGATGATCGCCGCCTTCATCCTGCTGGTGCTGCGCGGCGAGGTGATGCTGCAGCGCGTGTTCTCCACCGCCGGAACCGTGGCGCTGGTCGGCATCGCCGGAGTGCTCCTGGCGCAGGCCATGGACGGCACGATCACGGTTTACGAACTCAGCGCCTGGCCCGCCCCCTTCGGGATCGTGCTGGTGCTCGACCGGTTGTCGGCGCTCATGGTGATGCTGACCGCGCTCCTGTCGCTGGTGGTGGTGATCTATTCGATCGGCACGGCCTGGGACCGGCGCGGGCGCAATTTCCATGCCCTGTTCCACTTCCAGCTGATGGGGATCATGGGGGCGTTCCTCACGGGAGATGCGTTCAACCTGTTCGTGTTCTTCGAAGTGTTGCTGATCGCGTCCTACGGGCTCATGGTTCACGGCGGGGGTGCAGTGCGGCTGCGGGCCGGGGTTCAATATGTGATCTACAACCTGCTTGCCTCGGCCCTGTTCCTGGTCGCGCTCGGCACGCTCTATGCGGTGACGGGGACGCTCAACATGGCGGACATGGCCGCGCGCGTGTCGCAGGTGCCGCTGTCGGAGGCGGCGCTGCTGCGGGTCGGCGCGATCCTGCTGCTCGCGGTATTCGCGGTCAAGGCGGCGCTGCTGCCGCTGCATTTCTGGCTGCCGGCCAGTTACGGCAACGCGCCGGGCCCGGTCGGGGCGCTGTTCGCCATCATGACCAAGGTCGGTGCCTATTGCATCCTGCGCATGTTCACGCTGGTGTTCGGACCCGACCAGATCGCGACCGTGGATGTGCAGGGCTGGCTGCTTCCCGGAGCGCTGCTGACGCTGGCGATCGGCATGATCGGGCTGCTGGGCACGCGGCTGTTGAGCCGGCTTGCGTCCTTCGCGGTGATCGCCTCGATGGGGACGCTGCTCATCGCGGTCTCGCTCTTTACCCAGCAGTCGAGCGCGGCGGCGCTTTATTACATCGCGCATTCCACCTTTGCGACCGGGCTCATGTTCCTGATCGTCGATCTTGCCGCCATGCGGCGGGGCGACGCGATCGGGGTCAGCGCGCCCATGCCGCAGGGCGGGCTGATCGCGGCCCTGTTCTTCGGCGGCGCCATCACCCTGGTCGGGATGCCGCCGTTTTCGGGGTTCCTCGGCAAGATGCTGGTGCTCGATGCCGCGCGGCATGTGGAATGGGCGGGGCTGATCTGGGCGGTGATCCTGTCCACTTCGCTGATCGGGATCGTCGGCTTTACCCGCGCGGGCAGTCTCGTGTTCTGGAAAGGGCATGATCCGGGCATCCGCACCGAGCCGCCGGACGAGGCCGATCTTCCTGCGCCGCTCGAGGCTGCGGCCGCAGGGCCCGCGCCCCGGGCCTCGTCCGCCATGGCCTTCGGTGCCGTCTGGGGGCTGTTCGGCCTCGTGATCCTGCTCACGCTTTTCGCCGGGCCGATGCAGGATTACGCCGAGGCCACGGCGGCGCAGCTCCATGCGCCCGGGGATTACATCGGGGCGGTTCTGGGGGAGGGCACGAAATGA
- a CDS encoding Na+/H+ antiporter subunit E: MRMLRAIFPHPVLTVLLTLVWLLLVNRFSLNSLLFGLILGTVLPWLTSTYWPDAPRLRHPLRVAEYVVVVLWDIVMANIAVARLILLRPDHSRSPGWVSVPVDLTDTTAIAVLANTITMTPGTVSADLTRDHSAILVHFLDAPDPESVRDEIKQRYERRLKEIFE, encoded by the coding sequence ATGAGAATGCTGCGCGCGATCTTTCCCCATCCGGTGCTGACGGTGCTGCTGACGCTGGTCTGGCTGCTGCTGGTCAACCGGTTCTCGCTGAATTCGCTGCTGTTCGGGCTGATCCTCGGGACCGTGCTGCCCTGGCTGACCAGCACCTACTGGCCCGACGCGCCGCGCCTGCGCCATCCGCTTCGGGTTGCGGAATATGTCGTCGTCGTGCTCTGGGACATCGTGATGGCCAATATCGCCGTGGCGCGGCTCATATTGCTGCGGCCCGACCATTCCCGCAGCCCCGGCTGGGTGAGCGTTCCGGTCGACCTGACCGACACGACCGCGATTGCCGTGCTCGCGAACACCATCACCATGACGCCGGGGACGGTGTCCGCCGACCTGACCCGCGATCACAGCGCCATACTGGTGCATTTCCTCGATGCGCCCGACCCCGAAAGCGTGCGCGACGAGATCAAGCAGCGTTACGAACGCCGGCTGAAGGAGATTTTCGAATGA
- a CDS encoding K+/H+ antiporter subunit F: MLTLAIWFNLLCFGAALLITLFRVLTAPGLSDRILALDTMVINVIALLLLYGMLVGSAIYFESALIFAMLGFVSTVAYARYVLRGNIIE; this comes from the coding sequence ATCCTCACCCTTGCGATCTGGTTCAACCTGCTCTGCTTCGGCGCGGCGCTTCTCATCACGCTGTTCCGGGTGCTGACGGCGCCGGGCCTCAGCGACCGGATTCTCGCGCTCGACACCATGGTGATCAACGTGATCGCGCTGCTTCTGCTGTATGGCATGCTGGTCGGGTCGGCGATCTATTTCGAATCGGCGCTGATCTTTGCCATGCTCGGATTCGTCTCGACCGTGGCCTATGCCCGCTACGTCCTGCGCGGCAATATCATCGAGTGA